The Methanosarcina barkeri MS DNA window GTATTTGCTTTTTAACTCCTTAACAGCAGTTATACATCCCATCTTACCCATACAATTTTGCGATGTCTTTTGCATTCAAACCATCTTTCTGAATATTTGTGATGTATATGTGATGCTTTTTGTCCTCGCTATTATATACCGCAACAAGACGTACAGACATCTCATCCTGCTTTTGCTTGCCTTTATACGCTCTTCTTTTGAATACTATTTTTATAACTATATCAATATATTTTCTAGAAGGTTGTTTGATGCATTCACTACCAGTTTTCTCCATGAAATCTTTGCACTTTGTTTTTGGTATTCCTTCATCGATTGAAACAAAACAATAGGATCCATATTCTTCCTTATTCTTGAAACAAAATATCCCCCATTTTCTTCAACTCTTGCAAACATTTGAGTTTTGTAAAAACCAAGATCAACAAGCAGAATACGGTCTTTGATCCGGGGACCTATTTTTAATGTCTTTATCTCAGCTGTTTTTTCAGAGTACAGAGCAACGGTTCTAGGTCCGTTAGCAACTGCACTTACCATAACTCCTACTTTTATGCCTGCGACTACTGTTCTTGATCTTGCTGCTGGAAACTTGTCTGCTAAAGAGGAGTGAAGACGAACAATTGTACTGTCCTGAATGATAACATCCTAGAAGCTACATTTGGTTCTACAAATGGATTAAAAAATTAGACTTTAAGGTAAATATATACCTGAATTTCAGAATAATTTCTGAT harbors:
- a CDS encoding transposase, translating into MIQDSTIVRLHSSLADKFPAARSRTVVAGIKVGVMVSAVANGPRTVALYSEKTAEIKTLKIGPRIKDRILLVDLGFYKTQMFARVEENGGYFVSRIRKNMDPIVLFQSMKEYQKQSAKISWRKLVVNASNNLLENILI